In Mycobacterium sp. JS623, one genomic interval encodes:
- a CDS encoding cytochrome P450, whose product MGRPDVSADVIVGFDHHSDEFTRNEEELNANLRSRCPVAWNEKYGGFWYVSSYDAVEQIARDGEMFAHKYEPDAADGVNYQGEMGIPRPEGQPPLGIGEVDGPYHLALRKALTPFFSSGAVEKMRPFMEQSVHWFLDQKITEGQMDLVLDYASPVPAILTMRLMGLPYDNWRLYADLFHGVMDAGDADRYHKVIAEVPAMIDGLLEFAATRRADPADDLTSFLVQFEFDGKRLNDNQLVDILWNLIGGGVDTTTSLTALSLLHLGTHPELRQQLVDHPELYRTAADEYLRYCSVNKTLSRTVTRDAVVGGQQLRRNDQVLISWFAANRDEQEFERADQVVLDRAPNRHVAFGLGPHRCIGAPLARVMFAVMVKAVLDRIPDYEVDLGGVHRYSGNPSMTGLGRLPVTFTPGVSLGTARPS is encoded by the coding sequence ATGGGCCGTCCCGACGTCAGTGCCGATGTGATCGTGGGCTTCGATCACCACTCCGACGAGTTCACCCGCAACGAGGAAGAGCTCAACGCCAACCTGCGCAGCCGGTGCCCCGTCGCATGGAATGAGAAGTACGGCGGCTTCTGGTATGTGTCGAGTTACGACGCGGTGGAACAGATCGCACGCGACGGCGAGATGTTCGCCCACAAGTACGAACCGGATGCCGCCGATGGCGTGAATTACCAAGGGGAGATGGGTATTCCGCGTCCCGAGGGCCAGCCGCCGCTGGGCATCGGGGAGGTCGACGGCCCCTACCATCTGGCCCTGCGCAAGGCACTCACCCCGTTCTTCTCCTCTGGCGCCGTCGAGAAGATGCGGCCGTTCATGGAGCAGTCGGTGCATTGGTTCCTCGACCAGAAGATCACCGAGGGCCAGATGGACCTCGTGCTGGACTACGCAAGCCCGGTCCCGGCCATCCTCACCATGCGGCTGATGGGCCTGCCGTACGACAACTGGCGGCTCTATGCCGACCTCTTCCACGGTGTGATGGATGCCGGTGACGCCGACCGATACCACAAGGTGATCGCCGAAGTCCCCGCGATGATCGACGGGCTGCTGGAGTTCGCGGCAACTAGGCGTGCCGATCCGGCCGACGATCTGACGAGTTTCCTTGTTCAGTTCGAATTCGACGGCAAGCGGCTGAACGACAACCAACTGGTCGACATTCTGTGGAACCTTATCGGCGGCGGCGTCGACACCACCACCTCGCTAACCGCGCTGAGCCTGCTGCATCTCGGCACCCATCCGGAGTTGCGGCAACAGCTCGTCGACCACCCTGAGTTGTACCGCACTGCGGCCGACGAGTACCTCAGATACTGCTCGGTCAACAAGACGCTCAGCCGCACGGTCACTCGTGACGCTGTCGTTGGCGGACAACAACTTCGGCGTAACGACCAAGTGCTCATCAGTTGGTTCGCCGCCAACCGCGACGAGCAGGAGTTCGAGCGCGCCGACCAAGTCGTGCTCGACCGGGCGCCCAACCGCCACGTCGCGTTCGGGCTCGGCCCGCACCGCTGCATTGGCGCGCCGCTCGCGCGGGTGATGTTCGCGGTGATGGTGAAGGCCGTGCTTGACCGCATCCCCGACTACGAGGTCGATCTCGGCGGGGTGCATCGCTACTCCGGCAACCCGAGCATGACTGGGCTCGGCAGGCTGCCGGTCACGTTCACGCCCGGTGTGTCGCTGGGTACTGCACGGCCGAGTTAG
- a CDS encoding DEDDh family exonuclease — protein sequence MSQTWGRPANETGAGWAVVDVETSGFRPGQARIVSVAALALGDDGNVEQSLYTLLNPGVDPGPTHVHGLTAEMLEGQPCFGDVVGPLVELLKDRTLVAHNVGFDYSFLAAEAELVGAELPVDTVMCTVELTRRLELGTENLQLATLASHWGITQIKPHDALDDAMVLAQILKPVLVRARERKVWLPVRSVSRRLWPNGQVTHDELRPLKMLASRLPCPYVNPGRFVRGRPLVQGMRVGLSAEVTRTHEELIERIVHAGLSYTDNIDPETSLVICNETEPEHGKGYQANELGVPLVNDTDFMRLLGGVVGGTDIEEFTDTTLAGEQFALF from the coding sequence GTGAGCCAAACCTGGGGCCGGCCGGCAAACGAGACCGGGGCGGGCTGGGCGGTCGTCGACGTCGAGACGTCCGGCTTTCGCCCCGGGCAGGCCCGCATTGTGAGCGTTGCTGCGCTGGCCCTCGGCGACGATGGCAACGTCGAGCAAAGCCTCTACACACTGCTCAACCCCGGCGTCGACCCCGGTCCCACGCACGTGCACGGGCTGACCGCCGAGATGTTAGAGGGCCAGCCCTGCTTCGGCGACGTCGTCGGCCCCCTCGTCGAGCTGTTGAAGGACCGCACGCTCGTCGCCCACAACGTCGGCTTCGACTACTCATTCCTGGCCGCCGAGGCCGAGCTGGTGGGGGCGGAGCTGCCCGTGGACACCGTGATGTGCACCGTCGAGCTGACCCGCCGCCTCGAACTGGGCACCGAGAACCTTCAACTGGCGACGCTGGCGTCGCACTGGGGCATCACGCAGATCAAGCCGCACGATGCGCTCGACGACGCCATGGTGCTCGCCCAGATCCTCAAGCCGGTGTTGGTCCGCGCCAGGGAACGCAAGGTGTGGCTGCCGGTGCGGTCGGTGTCGCGGCGGCTGTGGCCCAACGGCCAGGTCACCCACGACGAGCTGCGCCCGCTGAAGATGCTCGCCTCGCGGCTGCCGTGCCCGTATGTGAATCCCGGCCGGTTCGTCCGGGGGCGGCCGCTGGTGCAGGGCATGCGGGTCGGATTATCGGCCGAAGTCACCCGCACCCACGAGGAGCTGATCGAGCGGATCGTGCACGCCGGGCTGTCCTACACCGACAACATCGACCCCGAGACCTCGCTTGTCATCTGCAACGAGACCGAACCCGAGCACGGCAAGGGCTATCAGGCCAACGAGCTCGGTGTGCCGCTTGTCAACGACACCGACTTCATGCGGCTCCTCGGCGGCGTCGTCGGCGGCACCGACATCGAGGAATTCACCGACACCACGCTGGCCGGCGAGCAGTTCGCGCTCTTCTAA
- the recR gene encoding recombination mediator RecR, translated as MFEGPVQDLIDELGKLPGIGPKSAQRIAFHLLSVEPPDIDRLTAVLNKVRDGVKFCAVCGNVSDEDRCRICSDARRDPAVVCVVEEPKDVQAVERTREFRGTYHVLGGALDPLSGIGPEQLRIRELLNRLGETEISEVIIATDPNTEGEATATYLVRMLRDIPGLTVTRIASGLPMGGDLEFADELTLGRALAGRRAMA; from the coding sequence GTGTTTGAAGGCCCTGTCCAGGATTTGATCGACGAGCTCGGCAAGCTGCCCGGCATCGGGCCGAAGAGTGCGCAGCGGATCGCATTCCACCTGCTGTCGGTGGAGCCGCCCGACATCGACCGGCTGACCGCGGTGTTGAACAAGGTTCGCGACGGCGTGAAGTTTTGCGCGGTATGCGGAAATGTCTCCGACGAGGACCGCTGTCGGATTTGTTCTGATGCGCGACGTGATCCCGCTGTGGTGTGTGTCGTCGAGGAGCCGAAGGATGTGCAGGCCGTCGAGCGCACCCGCGAATTCCGCGGCACCTACCACGTTTTGGGTGGGGCGTTGGACCCGCTGTCTGGCATTGGGCCAGAACAACTTCGGATTCGTGAGCTGTTGAACCGCCTCGGTGAAACCGAGATTTCCGAGGTGATCATCGCGACGGATCCGAACACCGAGGGTGAGGCGACCGCGACATACTTGGTGCGGATGCTGCGCGATATCCCGGGTTTGACGGTGACGCGCATTGCGTCGGGCCTGCCGATGGGCGGCGACCTGGAGTTCGCCGACGAGCTGACGCTGGGCCGGGCCCTGGCGGGCCGCCGCGCAATGGCCTGA
- a CDS encoding Rv3717 family N-acetylmuramoyl-L-alanine amidase, with protein sequence MHVPAFLRVGAAVATGLLVAASTLASAASAAPANIAGMIVFLDPGHNGSNDASIGKQVPTGRGGTKNCQETGTSTDDGYPEHTFTWDTTLRIRQALTALGVRTAMSRGDDTGLGPCVDERAAMANALSPNAIVSIHGDGGPPTGRGFHVLYSSPPLNQTQAGPSVQFAQTMRDQLQASGFVPSTYTGSNGLDPRSDIAGLNLAQFPSILVELGNMKNPVDSGLMKTPEGRQKYADAVVRGIAGFLGTQPPRTS encoded by the coding sequence GTGCACGTCCCAGCCTTTCTGCGTGTCGGCGCCGCCGTGGCCACCGGTCTACTCGTCGCCGCGTCGACGCTCGCCAGCGCCGCCTCCGCCGCCCCAGCCAACATCGCCGGGATGATCGTCTTTCTCGACCCCGGCCATAACGGCTCGAACGACGCCTCCATCGGCAAGCAGGTGCCCACCGGCCGCGGCGGCACCAAGAACTGCCAGGAGACCGGTACTTCGACCGACGACGGCTATCCCGAACACACCTTCACTTGGGACACCACCCTGCGCATCCGCCAGGCGCTGACCGCTCTCGGCGTGCGCACCGCGATGTCCCGCGGCGACGACACCGGGCTCGGCCCGTGCGTCGACGAACGCGCCGCGATGGCCAACGCGCTGAGCCCCAACGCTATCGTCAGCATCCACGGCGACGGCGGACCGCCCACCGGCCGCGGTTTCCACGTCCTGTACTCGTCACCGCCGCTGAACCAGACACAGGCCGGCCCGTCGGTCCAGTTCGCGCAGACCATGCGCGACCAGCTGCAGGCATCCGGCTTCGTGCCGTCGACCTACACCGGCTCCAACGGGCTCGACCCCCGCTCGGACATTGCCGGCCTGAACCTGGCTCAGTTCCCGTCGATCCTGGTGGAACTCGGCAACATGAAGAACCCCGTTGACTCCGGACTGATGAAAACGCCCGAGGGCAGGCAGAAGTACGCCGATGCCGTCGTTCGCGGTATCGCGGGCTTCCTGGGCACCCAGCCGCCGCGGACCAGCTAG
- a CDS encoding YncE family protein, producing MNFFPVARVRNPELVPMRRAAPDNARGGSSVFKPVLGVVAIATATLLTVSCSAPSAAPAAPVSQKPAPKVNVITQKTIALPGVGGHGDEVVVDPGAHAAYVAQSPDNNVVVIDTTANSVEAVVPQIASGNGIAFSDSYVFVAEADSGTVAVIAKPSWKVIATVPSGGKTPDAIYYDPHENSVFVANDDSNNMEQFSATAPFAIEGTLNLDPAQPKTGPDLGTYSSADDKIYQSDDNNVDVIDAKTRTIQKVFTPLSPDVATKDIYFDQARRLLWVGTSDPKVIAIDPDTGKVVYTVKTASGMDQLAADTDDGLLFLGESKAGVMGVVDLATHENITDVKTESGFHTEGYLPGSHHAYTYLNQSNKIEIDDVSRS from the coding sequence GTGAACTTCTTCCCGGTCGCGCGGGTTAGGAACCCCGAACTCGTGCCGATGCGCCGTGCGGCGCCCGACAACGCGAGAGGCGGCAGTTCTGTGTTCAAACCCGTCCTAGGGGTGGTGGCCATCGCCACCGCCACCCTCCTCACCGTCAGCTGCAGCGCACCGTCCGCTGCTCCGGCGGCGCCTGTCAGCCAAAAGCCCGCACCGAAGGTGAACGTCATCACTCAGAAAACCATTGCTCTCCCCGGTGTCGGAGGCCATGGAGACGAGGTTGTCGTCGACCCGGGAGCCCACGCCGCATATGTTGCCCAAAGTCCGGACAACAATGTTGTCGTCATAGACACGACCGCCAACAGCGTGGAAGCGGTTGTACCCCAGATAGCGAGCGGGAATGGCATTGCCTTCAGCGACTCGTATGTCTTCGTGGCCGAAGCGGACTCCGGAACCGTCGCAGTCATCGCGAAACCCAGCTGGAAGGTCATCGCCACCGTGCCGTCAGGCGGAAAAACGCCCGACGCCATCTATTACGACCCGCATGAGAACAGTGTCTTTGTCGCCAACGATGACTCGAACAACATGGAACAGTTCTCGGCCACCGCACCATTTGCCATCGAGGGGACCCTGAATCTTGATCCGGCACAGCCCAAAACCGGACCCGACCTGGGAACGTATTCAAGCGCCGACGACAAGATCTATCAATCCGACGACAACAACGTCGACGTCATAGACGCGAAGACCCGGACGATCCAGAAAGTCTTCACTCCGCTGAGCCCCGATGTGGCGACGAAGGATATCTACTTCGACCAGGCGCGTCGATTGCTCTGGGTGGGGACGTCTGACCCGAAGGTGATCGCTATCGATCCGGACACCGGGAAGGTTGTCTACACCGTGAAGACGGCATCCGGCATGGACCAACTCGCGGCGGACACTGATGACGGCCTGCTCTTCCTCGGCGAAAGTAAGGCGGGAGTCATGGGCGTCGTCGACCTCGCCACCCACGAAAACATCACTGATGTAAAAACGGAATCGGGATTCCATACTGAGGGCTATCTGCCGGGCAGTCACCACGCATACACCTACTTGAACCAATCGAACAAGATCGAGATAGACGACGTCAGCAGGTCGTGA
- a CDS encoding Mur ligase family protein, whose protein sequence is MVTTRGRFALAAGASARWASRVTGRGAGAMIGGLVALALDKSVLGQLGQGRRTVVITGTNGKSTTTRMTAAALGTLGSVATNAEGANMDAGLVAALAGSRDAALAALEVDEMHVPHVADAIDPSVIVLLNLSRDQLDRVGEINHIERTLRGGLARHPSTAVVANCDDVLMTSAAYDSAHVVWVAAGGGWANDSVSCPRSGEIIVRDGSHWYSTGTDFKRPTPQWWYDDANIYGPDGLSLPMTLALPGAVNRGNATQAVAAAVTLGADPAAAVAAVSGVDEVAGRYSTVQLGAHSVRMLLAKNPAGWQEALSMVDTDAGSVVISVNGQVPDGEDLSWLWDVNFEHFVKHSQAKPVVAAGERGTDLAVRLGYAGVEHTLVHNPVEAIASCPPGHVEVVANYTAFLQLQRAVARHG, encoded by the coding sequence ATGGTCACCACTCGTGGACGTTTCGCGCTCGCGGCCGGGGCAAGCGCGCGCTGGGCGTCGCGGGTCACCGGGCGTGGCGCGGGCGCGATGATCGGCGGCCTGGTGGCGCTAGCGCTGGACAAATCGGTGCTAGGTCAGCTCGGCCAGGGCCGTCGCACGGTCGTGATCACCGGCACCAACGGCAAGTCGACGACGACCCGGATGACGGCGGCGGCACTGGGCACCCTCGGGTCGGTCGCGACCAATGCCGAGGGCGCGAACATGGACGCCGGACTGGTCGCCGCGCTGGCAGGATCGCGTGACGCTGCGCTGGCGGCGCTCGAGGTCGACGAGATGCATGTGCCGCACGTGGCGGATGCAATCGACCCGTCGGTGATCGTGCTGCTGAACCTGTCGCGAGATCAGCTGGACCGCGTCGGCGAGATCAACCACATCGAGCGGACGCTGCGTGGCGGGTTGGCGCGTCATCCGTCGACAGCGGTGGTGGCCAACTGCGATGACGTGCTGATGACGTCGGCCGCATACGACAGCGCGCATGTGGTGTGGGTGGCCGCGGGCGGCGGTTGGGCCAACGATTCGGTGAGCTGCCCGCGGTCGGGCGAGATCATCGTGCGCGACGGCAGCCATTGGTATTCCACGGGCACTGACTTCAAGCGTCCCACCCCGCAGTGGTGGTATGACGACGCGAATATCTATGGACCAGATGGGCTTTCGCTGCCGATGACGCTCGCGTTGCCCGGCGCGGTGAACCGTGGGAATGCGACGCAGGCGGTAGCGGCGGCGGTGACGCTGGGCGCGGATCCGGCCGCGGCCGTAGCCGCGGTGTCGGGCGTCGACGAGGTCGCTGGCCGGTACAGCACGGTGCAACTCGGAGCGCATTCGGTGCGAATGTTGTTGGCCAAGAACCCCGCCGGCTGGCAGGAGGCGCTGTCGATGGTCGACACCGATGCGGGCTCGGTGGTGATTTCAGTCAACGGACAGGTCCCCGACGGTGAAGACCTGTCGTGGCTGTGGGACGTCAACTTCGAGCATTTCGTGAAACACTCCCAAGCCAAGCCGGTGGTGGCCGCGGGTGAGCGTGGCACCGATTTGGCGGTGCGCCTTGGCTATGCGGGTGTCGAACATACGTTGGTGCACAACCCGGTTGAGGCGATCGCGTCGTGTCCGCCGGGACATGTCGAGGTGGTCGCCAACTACACCGCGTTCCTGCAACTTCAGCGAGCGGTGGCGCGGCATGGCTGA
- a CDS encoding M24 family metallopeptidase produces the protein MSPIARDRGLYIGMMGLEDDARVDFTRLRAERRAKVFSGMESHGLDALMLGGVGNVRYVSGARQLGRSGVLPFAPVAVVVRESSRVHLLSTWDEGVPPEIGRDDLYRMSWNPANLAADLASIPGLRDARRVGTDGLTPMFAALIPQLVTQADLVDAGPVMTTARRIKTPDEIVCLEVASAISEGALSAMEDALRPGVTERELLGVYHERIASLGAPMPPSEGVCFTTAPSGPVRFRHLASDRPIRDSELATLAPGALYAGYEAGLGRTRVAGTRRDVRELASRCARGMDSLIAACRPGNTGADLYRGWADAGLNDPGVPLAHGLGLGAEPPLIGLGRGRDAVIDAGMVLSVQSWVTQEGIGGCLLRDTVLVEDGGPTSLTRFGRL, from the coding sequence GTGAGTCCGATAGCGCGGGACCGCGGCCTGTACATCGGCATGATGGGCCTCGAGGACGACGCCCGCGTCGACTTCACCCGGCTGCGCGCCGAACGCCGCGCAAAAGTCTTCTCCGGCATGGAAAGCCACGGTCTCGACGCACTGATGCTCGGCGGCGTCGGCAACGTGCGGTATGTGTCGGGAGCCCGTCAGCTGGGACGCTCGGGTGTGCTGCCGTTCGCTCCGGTCGCTGTCGTGGTGCGGGAAAGCAGTCGCGTGCATCTGCTGTCGACGTGGGACGAGGGAGTGCCGCCGGAGATCGGCCGCGACGACCTGTACCGCATGAGCTGGAATCCGGCGAACCTCGCGGCCGATTTGGCGAGTATTCCCGGTCTGCGCGACGCGCGGCGGGTCGGCACCGACGGGTTGACGCCGATGTTCGCCGCGTTGATCCCGCAACTCGTGACGCAGGCCGATCTCGTCGACGCCGGCCCGGTGATGACGACTGCGCGCCGGATCAAGACGCCCGACGAGATCGTCTGCCTGGAGGTGGCGTCGGCGATATCCGAGGGTGCTCTGAGTGCGATGGAAGACGCGCTGAGGCCGGGCGTCACCGAGCGCGAACTGCTCGGCGTTTACCACGAGCGGATCGCAAGCCTCGGTGCGCCGATGCCGCCGTCGGAAGGCGTGTGTTTCACGACGGCACCGAGCGGGCCAGTCCGGTTCCGCCATTTGGCATCCGACCGACCCATCCGCGACAGCGAATTGGCGACCCTTGCGCCGGGCGCGCTGTACGCCGGCTACGAAGCGGGCCTGGGTCGCACCCGGGTAGCCGGCACGCGCCGCGACGTGAGAGAACTCGCGTCGCGATGCGCACGCGGAATGGACTCGCTGATCGCTGCATGCCGCCCTGGAAACACCGGTGCAGACCTGTACCGCGGATGGGCAGACGCGGGGCTCAATGACCCGGGGGTCCCGCTCGCGCATGGTCTGGGATTGGGCGCGGAGCCGCCACTGATAGGTCTCGGGCGCGGCCGCGACGCAGTCATTGACGCCGGAATGGTGTTGAGCGTGCAGTCCTGGGTCACCCAGGAGGGCATCGGTGGCTGCCTGTTGCGCGATACGGTGCTCGTCGAGGACGGTGGGCCAACGTCGCTCACCCGCTTCGGAAGGTTGTAA
- a CDS encoding VOC family protein, translated as MSVFEARRTVFNHVGLCVADRERSRRFYEGLLGFTFWWDLELPDEGTEKLLQLDRPIGVRATYLVRDGLVLELLDYSKRDVHAGARRPMDQAGLTHISLSVSDLAAVLTMVEEFGGSVIEETVTEQFAMIRDPDGQLIELLPDSWLASLPPRP; from the coding sequence ATGTCTGTGTTCGAGGCACGTCGTACGGTTTTCAACCACGTCGGGTTGTGCGTCGCAGATCGCGAGCGATCCCGCCGGTTCTACGAGGGTCTGCTCGGTTTCACGTTTTGGTGGGATCTCGAACTGCCCGACGAGGGCACCGAAAAGCTGCTGCAACTGGACCGGCCGATCGGCGTGCGTGCGACCTACCTGGTGCGTGACGGGCTGGTGCTCGAGCTGCTGGACTACTCGAAGCGTGACGTGCACGCCGGTGCGCGGCGGCCGATGGACCAGGCGGGGTTGACCCATATATCGCTATCGGTGTCCGATCTGGCCGCCGTTTTGACGATGGTCGAGGAGTTCGGCGGGTCTGTGATCGAAGAGACCGTGACGGAACAGTTCGCGATGATCCGTGATCCCGACGGACAGCTGATCGAGTTGCTGCCCGACTCGTGGCTGGCGAGTCTGCCGCCCCGGCCGTAA
- a CDS encoding YbaB/EbfC family nucleoid-associated protein, whose protein sequence is MQPGGTPDMSALLAQAQQVQQQLMEAQEALAAAEVHGQAGGGLVQVTMKGSGEVVAVSIDPKVVDPSDVETLQDLIVGAIADAAKQVTILAHDRLGPLAGGMGGLGLPGL, encoded by the coding sequence ATGCAACCCGGAGGCACGCCCGACATGTCGGCACTCCTCGCACAGGCGCAGCAGGTGCAGCAGCAGCTGATGGAGGCACAGGAGGCGCTGGCCGCAGCTGAGGTCCACGGTCAGGCGGGCGGCGGCCTGGTGCAGGTCACCATGAAGGGCAGTGGTGAGGTGGTGGCGGTGTCGATCGACCCGAAGGTCGTCGACCCATCCGACGTCGAGACGCTGCAGGATCTGATCGTCGGCGCCATCGCCGATGCGGCCAAGCAGGTCACCATCCTGGCGCACGACCGGCTCGGGCCGCTCGCGGGCGGGATGGGTGGCCTAGGTCTGCCAGGACTCTAG
- a CDS encoding type 1 glutamine amidotransferase yields the protein MAESTVRIGLVLPDVMGTYGDGGNSVVLRERLRLRGFDAEIVEITLSDAVPSQLDIYTLGGAEDYAQRLATKHLIRYPGLQEAASRGAPVLAICAAIQVLGHWYETSSGERVDGVGLLDVTTSPQEERTIGEVVSQPLVPGLAERLTGFENHRGGTVLGPAAKPLARVISGAGNRAGDGIDGAVQGSVVATYLHGPCLARNPELADHLLTKVVGELAPLEIDEVAQLRRERLAAPRRV from the coding sequence ATGGCTGAATCGACGGTACGGATCGGGCTGGTGTTGCCCGATGTGATGGGCACCTACGGCGACGGTGGCAACTCGGTGGTGCTGCGAGAGCGGTTGCGGCTGCGGGGCTTTGATGCGGAGATCGTCGAAATCACGTTGTCGGACGCGGTGCCGTCGCAACTCGACATCTACACCCTTGGCGGTGCGGAGGATTACGCGCAACGGCTGGCGACCAAGCACTTGATCCGTTATCCCGGTTTACAAGAGGCAGCTTCGCGGGGTGCGCCGGTGCTGGCGATCTGCGCGGCGATTCAGGTGCTCGGGCATTGGTATGAGACATCGTCGGGTGAGCGCGTCGACGGGGTCGGCCTGTTGGATGTGACGACGTCGCCGCAGGAGGAGCGAACGATCGGTGAAGTCGTTTCGCAGCCGTTGGTGCCGGGCTTAGCGGAGCGGCTGACAGGATTCGAAAACCACCGCGGCGGAACAGTTCTCGGCCCGGCAGCCAAACCGCTCGCCCGGGTCATCAGCGGTGCGGGCAACCGCGCGGGCGATGGCATCGACGGCGCGGTCCAGGGCAGTGTGGTGGCGACGTACCTGCATGGGCCCTGTCTGGCCCGCAACCCGGAGTTGGCAGACCATCTATTGACGAAGGTTGTCGGGGAGTTGGCGCCGCTGGAGATCGACGAGGTGGCGCAGCTGCGCCGGGAACGCCTAGCGGCCCCGCGCCGCGTCTAG
- a CDS encoding M24 family metallopeptidase: MRAERFERLQRQLETHGVDGLVLLGSSSVAYATGAAVPAQDGDRAALFRAVAVVVKGDSAPHLYTPFPHGAPAEFPDDHLHGPLFPDLDDGIDAFANALAEHFAPGARVGVDDQTHAMLRASPRFEWADASDVVGAAKLTKTPDEIACIRNAQRLNELAMTDALAALRPGVRQIDLSAVFLRRVFELGASANGIDPIWQVMAPTREQGPWTLHGDLAYPTVTTDRFLREGDVIWVDSGITWEGYASDYGRTWTTGAAPNAKQQEHFRRWRAVVDAALDVLKPGVSAMELGKAAIDANDGVRPWIEHFYLAHGVGTESAEMPLIGTDLGKGFDERLIMQPGMVLVLEPVIWEEGCAGYRSEDIVAVTDTGWVKLSGSTYEPYGVEA; the protein is encoded by the coding sequence ATGCGAGCGGAACGCTTTGAGCGGCTGCAGCGACAGCTCGAGACACACGGTGTCGACGGCCTGGTCCTGCTTGGGTCGAGTTCGGTCGCCTATGCCACCGGAGCCGCCGTCCCGGCCCAGGATGGTGATCGCGCAGCGCTATTCCGCGCGGTGGCGGTGGTGGTGAAGGGAGATTCGGCACCGCACCTCTACACGCCGTTTCCCCACGGCGCGCCCGCCGAGTTTCCCGACGACCATCTGCACGGCCCGCTGTTCCCCGATCTCGACGACGGCATCGACGCATTCGCCAATGCGCTCGCCGAGCATTTCGCTCCAGGCGCCCGCGTCGGCGTCGACGACCAGACGCATGCGATGTTGCGTGCGTCGCCGCGGTTCGAGTGGGCCGACGCCTCTGATGTGGTTGGTGCAGCGAAGCTTACGAAGACGCCTGACGAAATCGCGTGTATTCGCAACGCGCAGAGGCTGAATGAGCTTGCGATGACCGACGCGTTGGCGGCGCTGCGTCCCGGGGTGCGCCAGATCGACCTGAGCGCAGTATTCCTTCGTCGAGTCTTCGAACTCGGCGCGTCGGCGAACGGCATCGATCCGATCTGGCAGGTGATGGCGCCGACGCGCGAACAAGGACCGTGGACGCTGCACGGCGACCTGGCCTACCCGACGGTCACCACCGACCGCTTCCTGCGCGAGGGCGATGTCATCTGGGTCGACTCCGGCATCACCTGGGAGGGCTACGCATCCGACTACGGACGGACGTGGACAACCGGCGCAGCCCCGAATGCCAAGCAGCAGGAGCACTTCCGCCGTTGGCGTGCGGTCGTCGACGCGGCCCTGGACGTTTTGAAGCCCGGCGTGTCCGCGATGGAGCTCGGCAAGGCCGCCATCGACGCCAACGATGGGGTCCGGCCCTGGATCGAGCACTTCTACTTGGCGCACGGGGTCGGCACGGAGAGCGCCGAAATGCCGCTCATCGGAACAGACTTGGGCAAGGGCTTCGATGAGCGGCTCATCATGCAACCGGGCATGGTGCTGGTCCTCGAGCCGGTCATCTGGGAAGAAGGGTGTGCCGGATATCGATCGGAAGACATTGTGGCCGTGACCGATACGGGATGGGTGAAACTCAGCGGCTCGACGTATGAGCCGTATGGGGTCGAAGCGTGA
- a CDS encoding TetR/AcrR family transcriptional regulator, with product MPPNPERRTQILDAAIDILCDDGVGGLTHRQVDSRAGVPAGTTSNYFRTRQALLEATAQRTVDLHWQRVEMLQSAIGPLSRDALKALMIRMLEPDERTRRFTLARFELFMESTRREELRPLMKELQAAAVKSATLIIEAAGFTPTPQRMDELSRLLNGFVFSNLTIAPDSGALDAAGLVDRLLSAFLD from the coding sequence ATGCCTCCCAACCCGGAGCGACGGACGCAGATCCTCGACGCCGCAATCGACATCCTGTGTGACGACGGCGTCGGGGGTTTGACGCATCGGCAGGTCGACAGCCGCGCAGGTGTGCCCGCAGGCACCACGTCGAACTACTTCCGCACGCGCCAGGCACTGCTCGAGGCGACCGCCCAGCGCACGGTCGACCTGCACTGGCAGCGTGTCGAGATGTTGCAGTCGGCGATCGGCCCGCTGAGCCGTGACGCGTTGAAGGCGTTGATGATTCGCATGCTCGAACCAGACGAGCGGACGCGCCGGTTCACCCTCGCACGTTTCGAGCTGTTCATGGAAAGCACACGGCGAGAAGAACTTCGGCCACTGATGAAGGAGCTTCAGGCGGCCGCGGTGAAGTCGGCGACGCTCATCATCGAGGCCGCCGGCTTCACCCCGACACCGCAGCGGATGGACGAACTCAGCAGATTGCTCAACGGCTTTGTGTTCAGCAACCTCACCATTGCACCCGACTCGGGCGCGCTAGATGCCGCCGGTCTTGTGGACCGACTGCTGAGCGCCTTCCTGGATTAG